Below is a window of Candidatus Zixiibacteriota bacterium DNA.
CCATTCGTGCCGCCGTTGAACGCGTCGTAGTAATTTGTAGCCCAGTAGTAGTAATCAGACTGGGTCGAGCGGGACACGTCGTAGATGTAGGTCACGCCCTTGTTGGGATCGTCGGACCAGGCCGTGAGCGGCAAGAAAGAGAAGAAATAACCGAATTGGCCATCAGGTACAGGAGCGCCCCCCTGTTCATCCCGGATGCTGAGTACAAGCTGCCAAATCCCAGCCTTGTTGTAGGGACGCGATGGGAGCACATCATGGGCATGGACACGAACATCGAAGTCGTCATAGACGATCCAAGGGTCGTTGTATGAGCCATCGCCCTCGACAATCTGGGCGCCATGGCTCGTGAATGCGTCAACGCCTTCGATAACAGGACAGTCGTTGTCTTGCCATGGGCAGAGCCAGACGAGCGGGTTGAATCGGAAGTTGCCCTTGTCAGACTGCCACCAATTCTCTTCATAATGAAGGTGAGGACTGGGATTGGCTTGGGAGGCCGGGGCAACCCAAGCGATGGGCAGATGGACGGGGAACTTCCAGTTGCCGGAGCCAGGTGGGTCTTGGTAGCGACCGGTCGCCGCCAAGTTCCACACGATCTCATCGTTGCTCTCCAGACTGGAATCGGGGATAATGTGAAGGTACCTGTAGTCGCTTTCCTGCGCGGGCTCCCATGTTTCGTGACTCCACGGCACGTAAATCCAGATACCAGTGGTGGTCACTTGTCCCACATACACCTGGTCCTCAAGGACTGAATAGACAGGAGTGTACGCAGCGATGGCGATGTCGACACCGCCATGGTAGTGGGCGGGAGACGGCCTGAATTCTCCCATCACGGCGGAAACAAGCGGCTGAGTACTCCCACAATGAAGGCCGGGAGTGGATGGATGCTCACTGGGCCACCGGTGGTCGAAGAAGAAGGGAGTGAACGGGGGAGAGGGCAGCGCAGACGTGTTTCCTGCCACCGCGTTACCGTGTAGCGCAAGACCACTGATGACAGCCCAAGCCATCAGAGGCGTAAGCGGGCTCAACCGATCAATGACCTTGATCATGACGGTACCTCCTTCGGAGCCGGAAGCGCGATGCTGCGGTTCGGTCACCTCCACTTCACAGTCGCCACCTGATGCTCCGTGCGGATGCTTGCGCTCGTGTCCGTCGGATTGCACAGCATTGACTCCCGAGTGATGTCGAGATCGGCTGGCAGCACGATCTGTCCCAGAGCCAAACCACTACGGTCCCATGCCCGGAAAATCCGCGAACCGGCGCCCACTGAGAGCACGCCGCGGGCACCGGTGACACAGAGTGCCCGTACGCCTTCCCTTCCTGGTGGCGCGAACGCCGTAGAGTCATACCAGACGCAATCGCCTCCGACCTTCCACAGCGACACTCCGAAGTCGTTCGCAATGGCCACTAAGGGGACCGAGCCTCCGGAGATTGCCAGGGCTCGCGGAATGCCGCGGAGTTGCGGAGAAGCGAGCGTGGTCACGGGGTTTCCTCGCCGGTCGAAGACAAAGACCTCGGATTGGGGCCGTCCTGGGGTTGCCCCGCCGAAAGGCTGCCGCATACTCCTGTCGGGGTCTGCGCTACTCTCGGTTGTGGCCCCATCGTTCGGCCGCGAGTGTTCATGTAGGGTGTCGATTTCTCTTTGCCCGGACAGTTGCGGCATTTCCTTGGCGTTCAGCGGCTTGGGCTTGAGAGAGTAATGGGGCTGCATCGCCCCTATGGCGACCAGAGTGCCGCTATCAGCGATCGCATAGCTGATGGCACGGATGGAATCGCCGAACGGAACTTGCCCAAGCAGATCCCCGCGCGTGGACATCCAACTGAAGCCGTCGTATCCCACGAGGCCGAAGACGGTTCCGTCGGGTGACTGAATGACTTGGGAGATCGGAAAGACCGATCCAGAGTAGACCGGTTCTTTCCGGACCGCGATGTTGTAGACTTCAATCTCGGGATATCCCTCCGAGTAGGAAACGAACGCGGGCTGGGACACCGAGAGAACTGTCTGCCGAACACGTCCCTGCCAGACGACAGCACCCGTCGAGTCGCGCATCTCGGCATCTATGGGCCCGTCCTCTTGATCCGTGGCCGGCGCCGTCTCCAGCGCCCAACGACCATTAATCGTTTCCTGGCGGGCCGCCAGCGCTGCCCGCGCCCCCCAGTTGCCCTGGATCTTCTTCTCGCGGATCGAGGCGATGTAGTAGGTGAGCTTGCCTTTCGGGTCTGTGCCGCAGATGCCGGTGTGGAAGGCACAAGCGGAGAGCAGGCAAACGGCCAAGCAAACAGCCACGCACCTGACGATGCGCTTCAATGCGTCCTGACTTGCGAGCATACCAGCTCCCTTCGGCGATATTCAGTTTTTGCCACGCACGCTGGCATGAGAATACGCGCGACCGTGCATATTGTCAATATGAATTCGGCACCGCCGAGGCTCGACCGACCCATGGCACCGACCGGGCCTACAACCGGTCTTACAAGTTCGGCTGGGCCACGAGAGCCCGGTGCCACGGGTCTTTAGACCCGTGAATCCCCGTCGCGAGAAGGCTGGCGGCACGGGTCTGAAGACCCGTGGCACAAGAGACAATGGCGGGGGCGGCCCCTCGGCTCCGCTCGGGATCTTCGACAGACCGCGCCCACAGAAGCGTTCAGGTGAGAGAATAGCCGCCGTCGACGATGATGATCTGGCCGGTGATCCAGCGGGCGGCGTCGGTGCAGAGGAAGACGACGACGTCGGCGACCTCGTCGGGCGTGCCGACGCGTCCGAACGGGGTGCGATGAATAACCTCGCGCATCATGTCATCATAGTTGGGAAACGACTTAAGGGCATCGGTATCAATGAAGCCGCCGGAGACGGTGTTGACATTGATATGGCGGGGCGCCAGTTCATGGGCGAGGTAGCGGGTGAGCGTTTCGATCGCGGCCTTTGAGATGCCGATGGCGGAGTAGCCGGGGATGTAACGGGTGGAGCCGAGCGACGAGAGCGCGACGATCTTGCCGCCCGGCGGCATCATCGGCGCGACCTGTTGCACGCACAAGAGGAATGCTTCGGCGTTGGTGTGCAAGGAGAGGTCCCAGGCGCGCTCATCGACGTCCATGATGTTGGCGAACAGGCCCAGGGCGGCATTGGAGACGAGGATGTCGACTTGGCCGAAGACCTCTTTCACTTCGGCAAAGAGCTTGGGATGAAAGTCCTTGTTGCCGATGTTGCCGCGGACGGCCAGGGCGCGGACGCCGCGGTCCTCGAGCTCGGCGACGGTCTCGGCGGCGGCGTTGCGGGAACGGAAGTAGTTGACGACGACGTGGCAGCCACGCGCCGCCAGACGACGGGCCACGGCGCGGCCGATTCCCTTGGTGCCGCCGGTGATGACCGCGACTTTGTCGGCCAGATCGCGGGGAACGCTGTCAGAGGATGAGGTCATGGTCATTGATTCCGTTGAGAAAGGTCCGAAATCGGAGGGTTTTGCCCTCGGTTTGTGGTTGGCGACGGATGGTAGCGAAAACTCCTGATCAGTGGCAAGGTTCCTTTGCAAGTTCACGGAAAGCCGGCAATAATCGTCGTGGACAGTGGCGGGGTCTGGTTGTCAAGCTGTCGGTGCAACAATATATCTATCAGGCGATTATGGCGATGTGGCGGGCCCGAATGGGTATCGTCGGGGGCTTTTGCCAGGGGGGGTGAAATTTCCCTTGCTATTTGGCAGGACTTGTGTATCAAACCGCTCCATAAAGCGGCCGGCCAACGGCCCGTAGCGACCAGATTTGGCCCTGGGTTGCCCGCCGCTGAAACGATGAATCCAAGGCCCCCTACCCACCGACCCACGACAACCCGGTTCGGAGAGGCTCGCTCGTGTGGCGGGTCTGTTTTTTTGGGGCAGGTGCCGACTGCAGGGAATCATCGGGAAAGGAGCAGCACAAAGAGCAAACGCGCTGGGATAGCTCGCCGAGATTTGAGAATGTTAGGGGATGGCGCCACGAGCGCCGGGAAACTGAAGTCGATCACGAATTCGGGAGGTCCCGAAGAGGAGGAGAAATGAAGAAGGCGTTCCGATTGATGGTGTTGCCTTTGGCGCTGGCCTTGATTGTGGCCGGATGCTCGAAGCCGCCGGAGATGGAGATGGCGAACGCGGAGCAGGCC
It encodes the following:
- a CDS encoding SDR family oxidoreductase; its protein translation is MTSSSDSVPRDLADKVAVITGGTKGIGRAVARRLAARGCHVVVNYFRSRNAAAETVAELEDRGVRALAVRGNIGNKDFHPKLFAEVKEVFGQVDILVSNAALGLFANIMDVDERAWDLSLHTNAEAFLLCVQQVAPMMPPGGKIVALSSLGSTRYIPGYSAIGISKAAIETLTRYLAHELAPRHINVNTVSGGFIDTDALKSFPNYDDMMREVIHRTPFGRVGTPDEVADVVVFLCTDAARWITGQIIIVDGGYSLT